The proteins below come from a single Panicum hallii strain FIL2 chromosome 7, PHallii_v3.1, whole genome shotgun sequence genomic window:
- the LOC112898765 gene encoding ATPase ARSA1-like: MAALLNPTSRRLATAACRRISTPAAVDALVSHRNFQERCSSSLVDVSGRFSEMFDATQRYYVVGGKGGVGRTSMAAALAVKFANHGEPTLIVSTNPIRSLGDSFEQDVSDSKVVRIDGFDSLFATEIGHVKLEGGRPGVGSFINNLMGSMGLGTLADLSMLDDILSRFPPGLEEAYALSELIKSIELQGTDKFRRIVLDAPSTGHTLKLLSANNWIEKFLGIAVKGVNAASSMPIFKSSLEKWQEISSGLEKLRQQIAGVHELLVDPRSTEFIIVTIPTMMAVSESSRFHSSLKKYGAHARRLVINQVLPPSASDCRFCASKRREQARAFSAIREDRELSGLKLIQAPLLDVEVKGVPALRFLSDSVWK, encoded by the exons ATGGCGGCTCTCCTAAACCCTACGTCCCGGCGACTTGCCACCGCTGCCTGCCGCCGGATCTCGACGCCGGCGGCAGTGGATGCCCTTGTGTCTCACCGGAACTTCCAAG AGAGATGCAGTTCCAGTCTGGTGGATGTGAGTGGCAGGTTCAGTGAGATGTTTGATGCTACGCAAAGGTACTACGTGGTTGGAGGCAAGGGCGGTGTTGGGAGAACTAGCATGGCAGCGGCACTTGCTGTGAAGTTTGCCAACCATGGCGAACCAACACTCATCGTCTCCACGAACCCAATACGATCACTGGGTGATTCATTTGAACAA GACGTGAGCGACAGCAAAGTTGTACGTATTGATGGATTTGACTCTCTTTTTGCAACTGAG ATTGGCCATGTGAAGTTAGAGGGGGGACGTCCAGGTGTTGGATCTTTTATCAACAATTTGATGGGAAGTATGGGGCTTGGAACACTTGCTGATCTG TCTATGCTCGATGATATACTGAGTAGATTCCCCCCGGGACTTGAAGAAGCATATGCACTATCAGAG CTGATAAAGTCAATCGAATTGCAAGGGACCGATAAATTTAGGCGTATAGTGCTGGATGCTCCGTCCACT GGACATACACTCAAGCTTTTGTCAGCTAATAATTGGATTGAAAAATTCCTCGGTATAGCCGTTAAG GGTGTAAATGCCGCTTCATCCATGCCAATCTTTAAATCGTCTCTTGAGAAATGGCAAGAAATT TCTTCGGGGCTAGAGAAACTAAGGCAGCAGATTGCTGGAGTGCATGAGCTTTTGGTTGATCCACGATCAACAGAATTCATCATTGTCACAATTCCAACG ATGATGGCAGTTAGCGAGTCATCAAGATTCCACTCATCCTTAAAGAAGTATGGTGCACACGCAAGGAGGCTTGTCATAAACCAAGTGCTACCGCCATCTGCGTCCGACTGCAGATTCTGCGCTTCAAAACGGAGG GAACAAGCACGCGCCTTCAGTGCGATAAGGGAGGACCGCGAACTCAGCGGGCTGAAGCTGATCCAGGCCCCGCTCCTTGATGTGGAGGTGAAAGGCGTCCCTGCACTCCGATTCCTGAGCGATTCAGTGTGGAAATAG